A genomic stretch from Sulfobacillus thermosulfidooxidans includes:
- a CDS encoding acetate uptake transporter — protein MTGKFANPGPLGLAGFAFTTWMLSMINAGWFDARSLGMVIALAMAYGGTAQLVAGILEYPRGNTFGTVAFFSYGAFWWSFALFAHYFGSAVPSAFVGWYLFMWGIFTFYMWIATFRINRALQLVFLFLWLTFVVLAVGTWTHSALTQAGGYLGLITALLAFYASAADVVNPAFGRDILPLHPYSPESSQKTARRSAS, from the coding sequence ATGACGGGAAAATTCGCCAATCCTGGACCATTGGGTCTTGCAGGTTTCGCCTTTACGACGTGGATGTTGAGTATGATTAATGCAGGATGGTTTGATGCACGTAGTTTAGGCATGGTTATTGCTCTGGCCATGGCTTATGGAGGCACTGCGCAGTTGGTTGCCGGGATTTTGGAATATCCACGCGGAAATACTTTTGGAACCGTGGCCTTCTTTTCATATGGAGCGTTTTGGTGGTCTTTTGCTCTATTTGCCCACTATTTTGGATCGGCAGTGCCTTCGGCATTTGTCGGATGGTACCTATTTATGTGGGGAATTTTTACTTTTTACATGTGGATCGCGACATTCCGGATCAACCGTGCTTTACAACTCGTCTTCTTGTTTTTGTGGCTGACCTTTGTCGTCTTGGCGGTCGGTACATGGACTCATTCTGCGTTAACTCAAGCTGGAGGATACCTTGGATTGATTACGGCACTTTTAGCCTTTTACGCGTCGGCAGCGGATGTTGTGAATCCCGCATTCGGACGGGATATTCTCCCGCTTCATCCCTATTCGCCGGAATCATCACAGAAAACGGCACGTCGTAGTGCTAGTTAA